Proteins from one Thermococcus sp. M36 genomic window:
- a CDS encoding ribonuclease E/G: MSTGTGVSVRVRGIYSTALTRLFLDRGFGISQPSNRIIERFDLEKTYDEFDVDVYDKRDHHGVILVGTRVEEVKAALEEELIDVFFRKLPYQLYGIYRGMVVKKDERHVYIDIGSAIGTVPAGELPHVAEGDEILVQVKKHNLLPHLSVTLTIPGDYAVLIPKPVGAQRHVKISRKIRDQSERERLRILGLSIDLGEWGILWRTAAAYKDWNTLRDEIIKLSRLADRLKRADSYTAPSLIIEGRNIYEVEFGGGAKKKLDEIRNRVVPTVEGHHQLKAYDPELSFAVEIAEGILAKMPAQREKVKTGFWEALISNKGPKKGWLFSLEHYKPDGQRIKIGPGEIVEVSTDPLKVTFKRHLKPGKFYDGLDIPIEFGDYVITEIEAGKWWFVHRYYDRSGNLKGEYYNINTPVEIYPDRARYIDLEVDIVKWPDGKKEVIDKDKLTEHYEEGIISEKLYKAVLRIVSEVYERV; this comes from the coding sequence GTGTCTACAGGCACAGGAGTTTCAGTCCGGGTTAGGGGCATTTACTCAACGGCCCTGACAAGGCTTTTCCTTGACAGAGGCTTCGGCATATCCCAGCCGAGCAACAGGATCATAGAGCGCTTCGACCTCGAAAAGACTTACGACGAGTTCGATGTGGATGTTTACGACAAGAGGGATCACCACGGGGTGATACTTGTCGGCACCAGGGTCGAGGAGGTTAAGGCCGCCCTCGAAGAGGAGCTCATTGACGTGTTCTTCAGGAAGCTTCCGTACCAGCTCTACGGGATCTACCGCGGCATGGTCGTCAAGAAGGACGAGAGACACGTCTACATTGACATCGGAAGTGCCATCGGCACGGTTCCGGCGGGCGAACTCCCGCATGTTGCCGAAGGGGACGAAATACTCGTCCAGGTCAAGAAGCACAACCTCCTCCCCCACCTGAGCGTTACCCTCACGATCCCCGGGGACTACGCCGTCCTCATACCGAAGCCGGTTGGGGCCCAGAGACACGTCAAGATCTCGCGCAAAATACGCGATCAGAGCGAGCGCGAGCGGTTGCGCATACTAGGCCTCAGCATAGACCTTGGTGAGTGGGGGATCCTCTGGAGGACAGCCGCCGCCTACAAGGACTGGAACACCCTCAGGGACGAGATAATAAAGCTCTCCAGGCTGGCCGACAGGCTCAAGAGGGCGGACTCCTACACCGCCCCTTCGCTCATCATAGAGGGCCGCAACATCTACGAAGTGGAGTTCGGCGGCGGTGCCAAAAAGAAGCTCGACGAGATACGGAACAGGGTCGTCCCCACCGTTGAGGGCCACCACCAGCTGAAGGCCTACGATCCGGAGCTGAGCTTTGCGGTCGAGATAGCCGAGGGAATACTGGCCAAGATGCCCGCCCAGAGGGAGAAGGTAAAGACGGGCTTCTGGGAGGCGCTCATATCCAACAAAGGGCCGAAGAAGGGCTGGCTCTTCAGCCTTGAGCACTACAAGCCCGATGGACAGCGCATCAAGATAGGCCCTGGAGAGATAGTTGAGGTCTCCACGGATCCCCTGAAGGTGACCTTTAAACGCCACCTGAAGCCAGGGAAGTTCTACGACGGGCTGGACATACCTATCGAGTTCGGGGACTACGTTATCACCGAGATAGAGGCCGGGAAGTGGTGGTTTGTTCACCGCTACTACGACAGGAGCGGAAACCTCAAGGGCGAGTACTACAACATCAACACGCCTGTCGAGATATACCCTGACAGGGCGCGCTACATCGACCTCGAGGTTGACATCGTCAAATGGCCAGACGGCAAGAAGGAGGTAATCGACAAGGACAAGCTCACGGAGCACTACGAGGAGGGCATCATCAGCGAGAAGCTCTACAAGGCGGTCCTGAGGATAGTGAGCGAGGTTTACGAGAGGGTTTAA
- the moaA gene encoding GTP 3',8-cyclase MoaA, protein MLYDRFGRPVTNLRISLTQDCNYSCFFCHREGQHFNAPLELTPAEIERLVRIASSLGIRKVKLTGGEPTVRRDILEIVRRIKPYLRDLSMTTNGSRLKELARPLAEAGLDRVNVSLHSLRPEVYKRITGADMLEAVLEGIEEAVKYLSPVKLNMTVMKGLNDGEIWEMIEFAAKTGAVLQLIELEAPREFTETRFFRKYFYPLKPVEEELEKRAVEVRERRMHRRKKYFVPTDYGTAEVEVVRAMHNTVFCANCTRLRVTSNGKFKTCLLRKHDLIDFVSAMRRGASDSELVDLFRRAVLMREPYWR, encoded by the coding sequence GTGCTCTACGACCGCTTCGGCAGGCCCGTGACCAACCTCAGGATATCCCTGACCCAGGACTGCAACTACTCCTGCTTCTTCTGCCACAGAGAGGGCCAGCACTTCAATGCGCCCCTCGAACTGACCCCAGCCGAGATAGAACGGCTGGTCAGAATAGCGTCCAGCCTGGGGATCAGAAAGGTGAAGCTCACAGGAGGGGAGCCCACAGTCCGGAGGGACATCCTGGAAATAGTCAGAAGGATAAAGCCTTACCTACGGGATCTCTCCATGACAACCAACGGGAGTCGCTTAAAGGAGCTGGCCAGACCGCTGGCGGAGGCCGGCCTAGACAGGGTCAACGTCTCCCTCCACAGTCTCAGGCCAGAGGTGTATAAAAGGATAACCGGCGCAGATATGCTCGAGGCCGTTCTGGAGGGGATCGAAGAGGCTGTGAAGTACCTCTCACCCGTCAAGCTCAACATGACTGTCATGAAGGGGCTCAACGATGGAGAGATATGGGAAATGATAGAGTTCGCAGCAAAAACAGGGGCCGTACTCCAGCTCATCGAGCTTGAGGCACCGAGGGAGTTCACCGAAACGAGATTTTTCAGGAAGTACTTCTACCCCCTGAAGCCAGTTGAGGAGGAGCTTGAGAAAAGAGCAGTGGAGGTCAGGGAGAGGCGCATGCACCGCAGGAAAAAATACTTCGTCCCAACTGACTATGGAACCGCCGAAGTCGAGGTCGTGAGGGCAATGCACAACACAGTGTTCTGCGCCAACTGCACCCGCTTAAGGGTCACCTCAAACGGGAAGTTCAAGACCTGCCTCCTGAGAAAGCACGACCTCATCGATTTTGTGTCCGCTATGAGGAGGGGCGCAAGCGATTCGGAGCTTGTGGATCTGTTCAGACGGGCGGTTCTCATGCGCGAACCATACTGGAGGTAA
- a CDS encoding class I SAM-dependent methyltransferase family protein, with protein sequence MPAVKVPRREAEPVKRKLKKLGLYDGKRRPKREDGHVLLPVFDNPEIHRLGYEVLNVELPFRPERQIYKNLEGVLAERLSEEELKHLRRYDVIGDIAVIQIPPELEHRVDDIVWGLRKVHPFIRVVAKKGFHEGAFRIRDYSIIWGERRLETIHKENGVEIKVDLSRAFFNPRMKGERYRLAQLVRDGERILIPFAGVLPYALVIARYKKVKITAVELNEEAYKLGLENLELNRKRLKGEIEFIHGDVFEVLPELPTYDRVISPTPRGVDALALTLSKTGRWLHYYDFVHETEIRNFRGRILEECRRQGKECGVRIKKVSDFKPHVFKVCADVRIKG encoded by the coding sequence TTGCCAGCGGTAAAAGTTCCAAGGCGAGAGGCAGAACCCGTCAAGAGGAAGCTGAAAAAGCTGGGCCTCTACGACGGGAAGAGGCGGCCCAAGCGGGAGGATGGGCACGTTCTCCTGCCGGTTTTTGACAATCCCGAGATTCACAGGCTCGGTTATGAGGTTCTCAATGTTGAGCTCCCGTTCAGGCCCGAGAGGCAGATTTACAAGAACCTTGAGGGCGTTTTGGCGGAGAGGTTGAGCGAGGAGGAGCTGAAGCACCTAAGGAGGTATGACGTGATCGGGGACATCGCGGTAATCCAGATCCCTCCGGAGCTTGAGCACAGGGTTGACGACATCGTCTGGGGCCTGCGGAAGGTTCACCCCTTCATAAGGGTGGTCGCCAAGAAGGGCTTCCACGAGGGGGCCTTCAGGATAAGGGATTACTCCATAATTTGGGGCGAGAGAAGACTCGAAACGATCCACAAGGAGAACGGCGTCGAGATAAAGGTGGACTTAAGCAGGGCTTTCTTCAACCCGAGGATGAAGGGGGAGCGGTACAGATTGGCCCAGCTTGTCCGCGACGGCGAGCGAATTTTGATTCCCTTCGCCGGCGTTCTGCCGTATGCCCTCGTAATAGCACGCTATAAAAAGGTCAAAATCACCGCGGTTGAGCTGAACGAAGAGGCATACAAGCTCGGCCTTGAGAACCTCGAGCTCAACAGGAAGCGCCTGAAGGGAGAGATAGAGTTCATCCACGGGGATGTCTTCGAGGTTCTCCCGGAGCTTCCGACCTACGACCGCGTTATAAGCCCAACACCGAGGGGTGTTGACGCGCTCGCCCTAACGCTCAGCAAAACCGGGCGGTGGCTCCACTACTACGACTTCGTGCATGAAACGGAAATCAGGAACTTCAGGGGGAGGATCCTTGAGGAGTGCAGGAGACAGGGAAAAGAGTGCGGGGTGAGGATAAAGAAAGTGAGCGACTTCAAGCCGCACGTTTTCAAAGTGTGTGCCGACGTCAGAATAAAGGGATAG
- a CDS encoding replication factor C large subunit, with protein sequence MPREVPWVEKYRPRKLSEIVNQTKAIEQVRAWIGAWLHGNPPKKKALILAGPPGSGKTTTVYAVAHEYGFEIIELNASDERTYEKIERYVQAAYTMDILGRHRKLIFLDEADNIEPSGAKEIAKLITRARNPIVMSANHYWEVPKEIRSKAQIVEYKRLTQRDIVKALVRILKREGITVPKEVLYDIAKHANGDLRAAINDLQTVVTGGIEDAHEVLAYRDTEKSVFQALAQVFATDNAKRAKLATLGVDMFPHELLQWIEENVPYVYTKPEEIARAYEALSRADIYLGRAQRTGNYSLWKYATDMMTAGVAVAGVKKKGFVRIYPPRTIKLLTESKAERSLRDSIVKKIMGEMHMAKLEALETLNYLRAIFENNPEMAAHFVVYLDLDLKEVEFIAGDSEKAKTIWAKSMNIEKKLKREGELEARAREAGKGIEVAAEETAEEEVGDEQEISEEELQKAEEEIEPVGREKSEKIDKPKKKGKQATLFDFLGRK encoded by the coding sequence ATGCCGAGGGAAGTCCCCTGGGTCGAGAAGTACAGGCCGAGGAAGCTTAGTGAGATAGTCAACCAGACCAAAGCGATAGAGCAGGTCAGAGCCTGGATAGGGGCATGGCTTCATGGCAATCCGCCTAAAAAGAAAGCTTTAATCCTTGCCGGCCCGCCGGGAAGTGGGAAAACGACCACTGTCTATGCGGTGGCCCACGAGTACGGCTTCGAGATAATCGAACTGAACGCCAGCGATGAGAGAACGTACGAAAAGATAGAGCGCTACGTCCAGGCGGCGTACACGATGGACATTCTCGGGAGGCACAGGAAGCTCATCTTCCTCGACGAGGCCGACAACATAGAGCCGAGCGGTGCGAAGGAGATAGCCAAGCTCATCACCAGGGCGAGGAACCCGATAGTAATGAGCGCCAACCACTACTGGGAGGTGCCGAAGGAGATAAGGAGCAAGGCCCAGATAGTCGAGTACAAAAGGCTGACCCAGAGGGACATCGTGAAGGCCCTCGTCAGGATACTCAAGCGTGAGGGCATTACTGTCCCGAAAGAGGTTCTCTATGACATAGCGAAGCACGCCAACGGCGACCTGAGGGCGGCGATAAACGACCTCCAGACGGTTGTCACCGGTGGAATCGAGGACGCCCACGAGGTTCTCGCCTACCGCGACACCGAGAAGAGCGTCTTCCAGGCTCTGGCCCAGGTCTTCGCGACCGACAACGCCAAGCGGGCGAAGCTGGCCACGCTGGGAGTGGATATGTTCCCCCACGAGCTCCTCCAGTGGATAGAGGAGAACGTGCCGTATGTGTACACAAAGCCAGAAGAGATAGCAAGGGCTTACGAAGCCCTGAGCAGGGCGGATATCTACCTCGGGAGGGCCCAGAGGACGGGGAACTATTCCCTCTGGAAGTATGCCACCGACATGATGACCGCGGGAGTCGCCGTTGCTGGGGTCAAGAAGAAGGGCTTCGTGAGGATTTACCCCCCTAGGACAATAAAGCTCCTCACCGAGAGCAAGGCAGAGCGCTCGCTGAGGGACTCCATAGTTAAGAAAATTATGGGCGAGATGCACATGGCGAAGCTCGAGGCCCTGGAGACCCTCAACTACCTCAGGGCGATATTCGAGAACAACCCGGAGATGGCCGCGCACTTCGTTGTCTACCTCGACCTTGATCTCAAGGAGGTCGAGTTCATAGCCGGGGACAGCGAGAAGGCGAAGACGATATGGGCCAAGAGCATGAACATCGAAAAGAAGCTGAAGAGGGAAGGGGAGCTGGAGGCAAGAGCCAGGGAAGCTGGGAAAGGGATCGAGGTGGCCGCCGAGGAAACTGCGGAGGAAGAGGTCGGGGATGAGCAGGAGATAAGCGAGGAGGAGCTCCAGAAGGCCGAGGAGGAGATTGAGCCCGTAGGCAGGGAAAAGTCGGAGAAGATAGACAAACCGAAGAAGAAGGGCAAGCAGGCGACGCTGTTCGACTTCCTTGGACGGAAGTGA
- a CDS encoding replication factor C small subunit: protein MRTTGCFWAPRYKSFALSRSVHGQAKGLIPRKSICPGSRVITMPEEIQEVKILEKPWVEKYRPQRLDDIVGQAHIVKRLKHYARTGSMPHLLFAGPPGVGKTTAALALARELFGENWRHNFLELNASDERGINVIREKVKEFARTKPIGGTSFKIIFLDEADALTQDAQQALRRTMEMFSNNVRFILSCNYSSKIIEPIQSRCAIFRFRPLNDEDIAERIKYIAENEGLELTEDGLQALLYVAEGDMRRAINVLQAAAALDTRITDENVFLVASRARPEDVREMMNLALEGNFLKARDKLREILLKQGLSGEDVLIQMHKEVFNLPIPEDRKVALADKIGEYNFRLVEGANEMIQLEALLAQFTIMGK from the coding sequence ATGAGAACCACCGGTTGTTTTTGGGCACCGAGGTATAAAAGCTTTGCACTGTCCCGTTCGGTACACGGACAGGCAAAAGGCTTAATACCCCGGAAATCCATATGCCCCGGTAGTAGGGTGATAACCATGCCGGAAGAGATTCAGGAAGTTAAGATTCTCGAAAAGCCCTGGGTTGAAAAGTACAGGCCCCAGAGGCTCGATGATATAGTCGGTCAGGCTCACATAGTCAAGAGGCTTAAGCACTATGCCAGGACTGGCTCGATGCCTCACCTTCTCTTCGCAGGCCCGCCGGGAGTCGGAAAGACCACGGCCGCCTTGGCCCTCGCGAGGGAGCTCTTCGGCGAGAACTGGAGGCACAACTTCCTCGAACTGAACGCGAGCGATGAAAGGGGCATAAACGTAATTAGAGAGAAAGTAAAGGAGTTCGCGAGGACCAAGCCAATAGGGGGTACGAGCTTCAAGATAATCTTCCTCGATGAGGCGGATGCTCTGACTCAGGACGCCCAGCAGGCCCTGAGGAGGACAATGGAGATGTTCTCCAACAACGTCAGGTTCATTCTCAGCTGTAACTACTCGTCAAAGATTATCGAACCTATTCAATCAAGGTGTGCCATATTCCGCTTCCGGCCGCTGAACGACGAGGACATAGCGGAGCGGATCAAATATATAGCCGAGAACGAGGGGCTTGAGCTGACAGAAGATGGCCTCCAGGCGCTCCTCTACGTTGCTGAGGGAGACATGAGGAGGGCCATCAACGTCCTTCAAGCGGCAGCGGCCCTCGACACGAGGATAACCGACGAGAACGTCTTTCTTGTTGCGAGCAGGGCCAGGCCAGAGGATGTGCGCGAGATGATGAACCTGGCCCTTGAGGGCAACTTCCTCAAGGCGAGGGACAAGCTCAGGGAGATACTACTCAAGCAGGGCCTCAGCGGTGAGGACGTGCTCATCCAGATGCATAAGGAGGTCTTCAACCTGCCCATCCCGGAGGACAGAAAAGTGGCCTTGGCGGATAAAATCGGGGAGTACAACTTCAGGCTCGTTGAAGGGGCCAACGAGATGATACAGCTTGAGGCCCTACTCGCTCAGTTCACCATAATGGGCAAGTGA
- a CDS encoding glycine C-acetyltransferase: MAKLDWIREELQELKDKGLYVTIRKLESSQGPWVVVDGKKVLNMCSNNYLGLAAAPEIRYAAIRAILDYGVGAGAVRTIAGTMELHVELEEKLAKFKKREAAILFQSGYNANLGAISALITKKDDGVFVSEELNHASIIDGMRLSGAPKVIYKHLDMDDLKKKLEEVKDKKKKLIVTDGVFSMDGDLAPLPEIADLAEEYDAMVYVDDAHGEGVLGEHGRGIVDHYKLHDRIDFEMGTLSKAFGVIGGYVAGPEEAIEYLRQRGRPFLFSSAPNPPDVAAAIAAVEILQKSDELVRRLWDNTHFLQNGLRDLGYDLGNTKHPITPVMLYDEKLAQEFSRRLYEEYNIFAQAIVYPTVPLGTARIRLEPSAAHSKEDLQYVIDAFEDLGKKTGFLK; the protein is encoded by the coding sequence ATGGCGAAGCTTGACTGGATTAGGGAGGAGCTCCAAGAACTTAAGGATAAGGGCCTCTACGTAACCATCAGGAAGCTTGAAAGCTCCCAGGGCCCCTGGGTTGTGGTGGATGGAAAAAAGGTTCTCAACATGTGCTCCAACAACTATCTCGGCCTCGCCGCGGCCCCTGAGATAAGGTACGCGGCCATAAGGGCCATCCTCGACTACGGTGTCGGTGCGGGGGCCGTCAGAACCATTGCAGGAACCATGGAGCTCCATGTCGAGCTTGAGGAGAAGCTGGCGAAGTTCAAGAAGAGGGAGGCGGCGATTCTCTTCCAGAGCGGCTACAACGCAAACCTCGGTGCCATAAGTGCCCTCATCACAAAGAAGGACGATGGCGTCTTCGTCAGTGAAGAGCTCAACCACGCGAGCATCATAGACGGAATGCGCCTCAGCGGCGCGCCGAAGGTCATCTACAAGCACCTCGACATGGACGACCTCAAGAAGAAGCTCGAAGAGGTCAAGGACAAAAAGAAGAAGCTCATCGTTACCGACGGCGTCTTCTCAATGGACGGTGACCTCGCCCCGCTCCCGGAGATAGCCGACTTGGCCGAAGAGTACGACGCGATGGTCTACGTTGACGACGCCCACGGTGAGGGTGTCCTCGGTGAGCACGGAAGGGGTATAGTCGACCACTACAAGCTCCACGACAGGATCGACTTCGAGATGGGAACGCTTAGCAAGGCCTTCGGTGTCATAGGCGGCTATGTCGCCGGCCCGGAGGAGGCCATCGAATACCTCCGCCAACGTGGAAGGCCGTTCCTCTTCTCAAGTGCCCCGAACCCGCCCGATGTCGCGGCAGCAATAGCCGCCGTTGAGATACTCCAGAAGAGCGACGAGCTGGTTAGGAGGCTCTGGGACAACACCCACTTCCTCCAGAACGGGTTGAGAGACCTCGGCTACGACCTCGGCAACACCAAGCACCCGATTACTCCGGTCATGCTCTACGACGAGAAGCTCGCCCAGGAGTTCAGCAGGAGGCTCTACGAGGAGTACAACATCTTCGCGCAGGCAATAGTCTACCCGACCGTCCCGCTCGGAACCGCTCGTATCAGACTCGAGCCTTCCGCCGCCCACAGCAAGGAAGACCTCCAGTACGTCATTGATGCCTTCGAAGACCTTGGGAAAAAGACGGGCTTCCTGAAGTGA